The proteins below come from a single Triticum aestivum cultivar Chinese Spring chromosome 5D, IWGSC CS RefSeq v2.1, whole genome shotgun sequence genomic window:
- the LOC123121907 gene encoding adenomatous polyposis coli protein 2 yields MATEVLRPHSILQPQTQRIRAAHRRPSNPGTARRSPPPSASTTGRRNHGRPSSSSSSYGKVTYAAAPARRPAVEVYAGPAFSAASPEPSSLPLPQFPLQKPAAAVVNDAATRDLRRMLRLE; encoded by the coding sequence ATGGCCACCGAGGTCCTCCGCCCGCACAGCATCCTGCAGCCGCAGACGCAGAGGATCCGCGCCGCGCACCGGAGGCCCAGCAACCCCGGCACCGCCAGGAGGTCTCCTCCTCCATCGGCCTCGACGACCGGCCGGAGAAACCatgggcggccttcctcttcttcttcttcctacggGAAGGTGACGTATGCGGCCGCTCCGGCGAGGCGCCCCGCGGTGGAAGTGTACGCCGGCCCGGCCTTCTCCGCCGCGTCCCCCGAGCCGAGCTCGCTGCCGCTGCCTCAGTTCCCGCTCCAGAAGCCCGCGGCCGCCGTCGTCAACGACGCCGCCACGCGCGACCTCAGGCGCATGCTGCGCCTCGAGTAG